GGCGCTCCCCGAGCGGTTCACGTTCGAGTTCGAGGCGGCCATCCCGCACGGGGCCTCCCAGGACCTGTACTTCAGCGACGACCCCACGCACCACGTCGGGCTCAGCCTCTACGAGAGCGGGGTCGAGTCGCGGAACCGCTCGGCCGCACGGCCCTCGGCGCTCCCCCAGCCCGACGCGCCGTTCCCGGTGAAGGTGATGGCCGACGGCGACTACGTGAAGGTGTACGTCAACGGGACGCGCGTGGCGAACGTCCCGAACGCGGCGCTCGGCCGCTCGCGACGGGTCCGGTTCGTCGTGAAGGCAGAGCAGGGGAAGCCGGCCTACTTCGGCGACTTCCGCCTCGCCGAGGGGGGGCGCGACCTGCCGGCCGTCGCCGCGGCCGTCGTCGAGGCCGCGCCCGAGGCCCCGCTCGTGCTGACGGGCGTCGTGTTCGACACGGGCCGGGCCACGCTCCGGCCGGAGTCCGGGCCCGTCCTCGACGCCGTCGCGGCCTCGCTCGCGGCGCACCCCGAGGTCCGCGTCCGCGTCGAGGGCCACACCGACGCGACGGGCTCGGCCGAGACGAACCGGACGCTCTCCCAGGCCCGCGCCGAGGCCGTCGCGGCAACCCTCGCCGCGAAGGGCGTGGCGGCCGACCGGCTGGAGGCCCAGGGATTCGGGCCGGACCAGCCCGTCGCCGACAACGCGACGCCCGAGGGCCGCCAGCAGAACCGGCGCGTCGCGCTCGCCCGCCTCTAACCCGACACCGCGCAGCCCCGACGGCCCGTGTACGGCGGCCGGGGCCCTCCGTCCAGACGAGCCCCCCGCCGCCGGGCGGGTCCGTCGGCGCCGCGGCGCCGGCGGCACGGGTCCCCTACGCCTTCTCGCCATGCCGACCGCTCCGAACACCCCCCACCGCCCGACCGCCCGCCGGCTCCTCCGAATCGCCGGGCGCGCCGTCGCCGGGCTGGCCCTCGTCGTCGCCGTGCTCGCCGTGGCCGTCTACGGCCTCAGCGAGCGGCGTCTCGCCCAGCGGTTCGCGGTCCCCGAGGCCGTGCTCCTCGCCGACGCCGAAACCGACAGCGCCGCCGTCGCGCGGGGCGCCCACCTCGCCGTCACGCGCGGGTGCACCGGCTGCCACGCCGGCGACCTCGGCGGGAAGGTGATGATCGACGACCCGGCCTTCGCGAGGATCGTCCCGACGAACCTCACGCCGGGCGGTCGACTGGCCGGCTGGACGGCGCGGGACGTCGACCGGGCCGTCCGCCACGGCGTCGCGCCGGACGGGCGCGGGCTCCTCCTCATGCCGTCGCACGAGTACCACGGGCTCTCGGACCGCGACGTGGCCGACCTCGTGGCGTACCTCCAGACGGTCCGGCCCGTCGAGCGGGCGCTCCCCGCGAGCCGCGTCGGCCCGGTGGGGCGCGCGCTCTTCCTCGCCGGGCAGGTCCCGCTCCTCCCGGCCGAGACGATCCCGCACGCGGCGCCCCGGGCGGCGGCGCCCGAGGCCGGCCCGACCGTGGCCTACGGGGCTTACCTCGCCACGAGCTGCCAGGGGTGCCACGGCCCCGACCTCGCGGGCGCCCCGGCCCACGGCCCCGACGGCGTGCCCGCGCCCGACCTCACCGCGACCGGCACGGCCGGGCGGTGGACGGAGGCCGCGTTCGCGCACGCCCTCCGCACCGGCCTCCGCCCCGACGCCGCGCCGATGGACTCGCTCGTCATGCCGTGGACGATGACCCGGCCGATGAGCGACGACGACCTCCGCGCGCTCTACCTCTACCTCCGCGCGCTCCCCGAACGGCCGGCCGGCGATCCGCTGGCGGTCTCGCGCTGAGCCTTTCCTACCGCTTCCATGCGCACTCTCCACCTTGTCGCCGCCCTCGCCGTTGCGCTCATCGCGGCGTTCGCGGGCCTCGTCTCGCCCCCGAGCGCGCCCGCCGCGTCGGGCCGGCCGGCCCCACTCCCCGTCCCTCTCGCCGGACCACTCGTCGCCGGGCCGACGGCTGCCGCCAGCGCGGCGCGGGCCCACGACGGGCGTGCCGGCGGCTCCGACTTCCACGCCGCCGGGTCGGCCGGGACGGGCCAGGACCGCATCATCGCGGGCACCGCGAAGTCCATCTACGTGAGCACGAGCGGTCTGGTGGAGACCATCGAGGCGGAAGTCCGCTTCCGCCACACCGAGACCGACGAGATGATCGAGACGTACCGCCTCCTCGACGGCTCGGCCGTGTGGACGGCGAGCGGGCAGAGCGGCTCGTGCGAATACTCGGGCTCGCGAACGATCTCCCTCCAGCCCGACGGCGACCAGCGGGTCTCCGGGCAGGTCTTCGTGAACACCGCGGACAGCACGTACGACGCCGGGCTCCTGGTCGACCTCTTGGGATTGGGGGTGAAGGGAACCCGGACGTGCGAGACCCCCAGCGGGACCCAGGTCTACGAGCACACCGCGAGTGCGCTCGGCCAGGTCCTCAAGAGCTTCAGCACGACCGAGGAGTTTTACATCCGCAACGGCGTGCTCGAGGGGGAGAACGTCGAGTGGCCGAGTCAGACCATCCCGCAGCTTCACTACGAGTGGCGGCTGACGTGGCAGGGCGCTCCGCAGGAGGTCGAGCTCATCGTCGAGCCCGACGGGTACGCCACGTGGCTCCCCGAGGCCGGCGCGGACGAGGCCGCCGAGGGCAACTCCATCGCCGTGGCGGCCCGGCTCCGCTCGGCGGGCGGCGAGCCCGTCCAGGCCGCCCGGTTCCGGTTCGAGCTCGTCGGCACGTCGCGCGAGCCGGGCGTCTCGATGAACTACCCCCGCCCCTCCCTCGCGCGCACGACGCTGGACCTCAAGCTCACAGCCGTCACGAACGAGACGGCCCGCGACGGCGAGGACGGCCAGTGGATCGAGGCCGGGCCGGGGACTGACGCCGCGGCCGACGTCACGTCGTACGACTGGGGGGGGTGGACCGCGCTCCGCGTGACGGCCACGCTCCCCGGCGGGCGCGAGATCGTCGGCCACCTCATCGGCGAGCCCGGCGTCGAGGCGGTCCCGCTCCCGAAGCGAGCGCCGGGCTCGCTCGTGGCCGACGCGTGGAAGGCCCGCGTGGGCGGCGGCGGCGACGCCGACGACCTCGACGCGCTCCCCGAGGGGGACGGCCACGCGGGCGACGGGCTTACGCTCTACCAAGAGTACCGGGGGTTCGTCGAGAACGGCCGGCACTTCAGGGCCGACCCCCGCCGGAAGGACCTCATGGTGCTCAACACGATCGGCGGGACCGTCGCCGAGGGCATCTTGCTGTTCGAGGCCATCACCGGGCTCGCCGTCCACCACCAGTTCATGTGGTGGGAGCTCGACGACACGCGGGTCGTCAACCCGAACCGGGCGGCCGGCCCGCACGCGGTCGTCCAGCACGGACTGTGGCTCCGCCAGGTGACCTCTGGCCCCGGCGGGGCGGCGGGGACCGGGCCCGGCACGCCGAGGCACACCCGGCACATCGACCTCGCCGACTACGGCTACGCCACGGCCCTGCCCAACGAGCCCGCCGTGGACCGGCGGTACCGGCTCGCCCACGTCGCGCACGAGCTCCTCCACGGCGTCAACGTGTGGCACCACGGCGAGCGCGACGAGTGGGGCGCCCGCTGGCTGGTGAAGCTCGGCCCCGACGGGCAGCCGGCCCGAACAGACGACGGCTCGTACGTCTTCCGGGATGGGTCCGGGCGCGACCTCGACGTCCGCTACGAGCAGGGCGGGCCGTTCATGCCCGTCCTCGCGCAGTTCCCCGACGTCGGCCGGCCGGGGGTCGAGGTGTTCGTCGGGTACGACCACGGCCAGCACAGCGGCGACGACGACTGCGTGATGCGGTACAAGGTGGCCGAGATCTCGGCGGAGTCGCCCGCGACGACGCTCCGCTACTGGAACGCGACGCCGCAGCACGTCGGGCTCGGGCTCTGCCGGCTGGCGGCCGGGACGGGCGCGAACGCGCCGGGTCACGCCCCCCGGCCCCGCTACGGCGACGCCGACGCCAACGCCCCCGGCCGCCGCGTGCGTGGCGGGTGCACGCACCAGCTCTGCGTGAGCGACGCCCACACCCATCCCCGCTGAGCCCCCGGCGTGGTCCCCCACCGCGTCGTCCCCTCCTCTCGTCCACTCCCCCCGCCTCGATGCGCCCCGTGATGACCAGCCACAGCGCCCGCCGCTCCGTGCACCCGCCCCTCCTTTCCTCCATGCTCTGGGCGGTCCTCCTGTTCGCGGGCACACCGCCGGCCGCCACGCAGGACGCGCCCGTCGTGCTCACGGTCTCCGTCGACCACTCGGCCGACGCCCGACTCGTCCAGGGGCGGCCCGCCCTCGTCGTCGCGCAGCTCCTCCACCGCCAGGCGTTCACGCCCGAGGCGGAGCCGGTCACCGTGGTGCCGGTCGGCGGCGGGTGGGCCGGCGCGTTCCGGCTCGATGTCGCCGACGCGCAGGGCCAGCCCGCGCTGTGGCCGTTCGAGGCCGCCACCGCGCCGGCCGGGGCCGTCCAGGTCACGGGGGAGGAGGGCGCGACGTGGGCGTGGGCGCTCTCGTCCGACGCCACGGCCGCGCTCGTGCCCGGAGCCTACACCCTCCGCCTCACGCTCGATGCGATGGCGCTAGGGTTGACCGACGACGTCTCCGCGCCGATGATCGAGGTGACGGTCGAGGCCGCGCCGTCGTCGCCGACGGCCGACGACGTGGCCGCGCACGCACTCCGCGTGGCCGAGGTCGCGGCGGCCCGGGGCCGGACGGCCGAAGCCCTCGCAGCGCTGGAGGCCCTCGTGACCGAGCAGCCGTTCCACGTCGGCGCGCGGCTCCGGCAGGCGCTCCTGCTCCGGGTCGAGCGCCCGGTCGCCGCGCTCGCGGCGGTCCTGTTCGCCGTCGAAGGCCTCCCCGAGGCGGACGGGGCCGAGCCGCCCGCCGTCCTCTACGCGCTCCAGAACGAACTCGTCCACGCCGTCGAGACGGCGACCGAGTTCGAGGTCACGCTCGCGGAGAAGCCGCCGACTCACCCGCTCGCCGGCCGGGGGTCGGCGCAGGCGTTCGAGTTGGACGGGATCTCAGGCCGCGAGGTCGTCCTCCGGCGCGGCGTGACCTACACGTTCCGACTGGCGGGCGTCCCCGCCGCCACGCCATTCGGCCTCGCCACGGACGAGGCCGGGGCCGCCCCGTACACGGCGGGCGTCGTCGGCGCGCCGGCCTCGGACGGCGACTTGGTCACGGTCACGCCGGACGAGGCCACGCCGGCCGTCCTCTACTACGGGAGCCCAGAGGCGCCGTACGCCGGTTGGCGGCTCCACGTCGAGACGGCCACGCCGACGGCGGACGAGCCCGACCCGTGGGACCCGACGCAAGGCGCCCTCGCGCTCTCGCCGCCCTCGCCAAACCCGACGCACGGACCGCTCACGCTCCACCTCGCGGCGCCAGTCGGGCAGCACGTCGAGGTGGCCGTGTTCGACGTGCTCGGCCGCCGCGTCGCCGTCGTCTACGAAGGGGCGACGTCGAATCCGACCCGGCTGGCCGTCGACGCCTCGGGGTGGCCGGCAGGGACCTACATCGTCCGCGCCCAAGCCCCTGGCGGGTCGGTCTCTCGCCTCGTCGTCAGACGCTAGGCCCTCGTCCGGCCACGACTTCCGCCCCACGCCCGCTTCCCTCCAGATGGCCGAGTTGTGCTGTGCTGGACCGCGACCGGGTGGGTCTTGTCGAGGCCCTTCGTTCGGACCCCCGCCGCACCGTTCCAGACGCAGAGAGCTCGTTCCTGCTTCCCGAAGCGCTCGACAGTAGCGCGCACCCCTCTAGCCCTTGCCACATGCGTCAGCGCACTCCCCTGCGGATGCGGGCGGTCCGCCTTGAACTCCTCTCAGCCAGACTCGATCACATGGCCGGCGAACTCGACGCTCCGGAACGGCTCTCCTCGCTCCTCGATGCGGAGGTGCCGAAGAGTTGCCTCCCGGGGAGTACGATCGCGACGCCGTGGCGTATTTCCATGAGCGGTGGTTCCAGGACGGACCGGCCGCCGTGGGGTGGTACGGGTGGTATGCCATCTCTCGTCCGGAGGCCGAGGAACCGAGACGCCTCATCGGCGCGGGGGGGCTATCCCGGCCCACCCGAGCCCAACGGCGCCGTAGAGATCGGATCCTCTACCGCCCCAGAGCGCCAGGGGAACGGATTCGCGACCGAGCTCGCGCAGGCCCCCGTCGAGCGGGCGCTGACGGCCCCCGAAGTCGCGCGCGTCGTCGCCCACACGACGGTTGAGAACGTGGCGTCGGTCCGAGTGCTGGAGCGGTGCGGGTTTGCGCCGATGGGACCGGGCGCGGACGTGGGGACGGTGCGGTGCGAGGGGGCGCGGTGCTAGGCGGCCTCCCGCTCACCTCGGCCGACGGCGTACGGAAAGACGCGGGGTCGGGAGGGGACCGGACACTGTTTCTGAATGGGTTTCCGTACGGAATCGGCCCCACCAGGGCCATTGTGGGAGGACTGCCTCAGCGCCGGCGAAAGGGGCCGTTGTGAGACGGGAGGCGTGACTGTCGCACCGGCAACGAACCCGCTACAGCGAGGCTCTGCACCGACCACCCCGCTGCCATCGTGCCTCCGCGAGGACGGACCGGTTGTGGGACCCCTCTGCAAATTGGGCCCGCTCGACGGTTGCCGCGTCAGTTGGGCTCTCCCACAGCACGCCCTACGATCGTCCCCCGAGCTCTGCGCTGGCCGAGCTCTCCGGAAGCTCGGACCGCTCAGGCCATCACGGGTTGAGCTGCGCGAGCCCGATGATCTCTTGGGGGGAGAGCTCCGAGAGCTCCAACACGGTCTTCCCCGAGTTCGCCATCGCCCGGTGCACGAGGTACCGGCCCGTCCGGTAGCCGATCGCTTCCCGTCCGTCCGGGTGCGCGAACATCCACTCGACGTAGTCCGCGTCGTTCGGGAGCGCCAGGATCTCGCGGGCCCACTCGTCCACGTCGTCGGGGTACTCGTTGGCCGCGAGCACCCGCCCGGTCTGCTCCTCGGCGAACACCTCGGCCAGCCCCTCATTGACCGCCGCGACGGCGATCCCCGGCCCGAAGCGGTTCTCGCGGATGGTCCAGCCCCGCGCCTGATGATGGAGCTCGTGGAAAAGCGCGTTCCGGAGCCCGGCCGCCGCGGCAGGCCCCCCCTCGAGCCGGCGGGAGATCTCGATGAGCACTTCGCCTGGCGCGTCCGCGCGCCCCGACACTCCGCCGACGCCCGAGAGGTCGCGGTCCACGCGCGCGACCACGACGCGAATCCGTCGGGGGAGGTCCGCCAGGAGCGCGCGGGACCTCGCCTCGACGTCGACGACGACCTCCGCGATCCGCGCCTTCTCGTCCACCGTGAACGGGGTGGCCGCCAGGTCCGGCGGGGCACTCCCGGCGAAGTCGAACGTGGGGCTCTCGGCGAACTCGACCTCCAGGCCGGGCTCCGCCGAGGGCGCCCGCGACGCGACGAGCGACGCGAAGAGGAGGAGCGCGACGCGGTGACAAACCATGAGACGCGAGGAGGGCGAGACAGGGTGGGGCGGTAAGCCGTGACGATCAAACTGCTTAGCCGGACGTCGGCCACCCCGCGAAGGTTACAGGGGCGCGGAGAAGCTCGGCGAGGGGATGAGCATTGCGATGGTGGTCGTGGCCACCTCGTCGAGGTGGTCGCCGGTCGTGAGGAGGACTTCGCTGGGCTCCCTTCCCGCGCGAAGATCTGTGATCTGGCCCTCAGGCCCGGTTGCCTAGGCACGACCACGCCGGCAAGAACTTGTGGGCGCCTCAGGTAGCGCTGGGCGCGCAGAGGGCTCCTTGCTGTTCCCAACGCCCTCTGAACCTCGCCATGGCGCAGGATCGAGCGCGTCGAGCAGGAGGTCGAGGAACGCCTGCGTCCGCGCCGAGCGGCCGCGTCGGGACCCGAGGAGGGCCGTGACGTCGGCGGGGGGGAGGGTGTACTCGGGGAGGACGCGGACGAGGCGGCCGGCTCGGACATCGTCGGCCACGTGCCACTCGGATCGAACCATCATACCGAGGCCGTCGAGGGCCCAGGTCCGCAGCACCTCGCCGTCGTTCGACGCGAGGGCGGGCGTGACGCGCACGGCGTCCTCCCGGCCGTCGCGCGTGAACCGCCAGAGCGACGTGTCCTCCTCGTTCTCGCGGAGCACGAGGGGGGCATGGTCTACGAGGTCGACCGGGGCGGCAGGCGTGCCGGCGTCTGCGAGGTAGGCCGGCGCGGCGACGAGCCACCGGTCGTTCGGGGCCAGGCGGCGGCCGACGAGCGAGGTCTCGCGGAGCTCGCCGATGTGGACCCAGAGGTCGTACGCCGCCGCCGGTACCCGGGCAGCGGTGAGCGTGAGGTCGAGCGTGACGGCGGGGTAGTGCTCGCGGAACCGGGCGGCGAGAGGAGCCACGTGGCGCCGCCCGAAGCCGAGGGAGGCCACGACGTGGAGGTGACCGCCGACCTCCTCGCGACGGGCGGCGAGCGCGTCGGAGAGGTCGTCGATCTCGGTCACGAGAGGCGCGGCGCGGTCGGCGAGGAGGCGGCCCTCGTCGGTCAGGCGGAGCCCCCGCCGGTCGCGGTCGGCGAGGCGGACCCCAACGCGCTGCTCCAGCGCTGCCAGCCGCTGGCCGGCCGCCGAGGGCGTCACGCCGAGCCGGCGGGCGGCGGCGGCGACCGAGCCGGATCGCGCGATGACAGAGAAGAAGCGGAGGTCCTCCGACGTGATCACAGGCTCAGCCTTCGGATTGCATCAAGTCCAAGCTACGCAACCGCCTCCGGAGGGCGCCTCGTAGGGCCGTCACCTTGTCCTCGGTCCAGTGCTGACGATCTCCCATCTCTCCAAGACGTACCCCGGCGGTGTGCGGGCGCTCCACGACGTGTCGCTCACGATCGAGCCCGGCCTCTTCGGCCTGCTCGGCCCCAACGGCGCTGGCAAGAGCACGCTCATGCGGACGCTCGCGACGCTCCAGGCGCCCGACACCGGCACGATCACCTTCGACGGCGCCGACGTGCTCGCCGACCCCGTGGGCCACCGGCGGCGCCTCGGGTACCTGCCCCAGGACTTCGGCGTCTACCCCGGCGTCTCGGCGCTCGTGCTCCTCGACCACCTCGCCCAACTCAAGGGGCTGGCGGACCGGGCCGCGCGTCGCGAACAGGTCGAGGCGCTCCTCGCCCAGACCAACCTGTGGGCCCACCGGCACCAGGCCGTCTCGGGCTTCTCGGGCGGGATGCGCCAGCGGTTCGGCGTCGCGCAGGCCCTCCTCGGGAGCCCGCGGCTCCTCATCGTCGACGAGCCGACGGCTGGGCTCGACCCCGAGGAGCGGAACCGGTTCTACACCCTCCTCGCCAGCGTCGGCGACGACGTGGTGGTGCTCCTCTCGACGCACATCGTCGAGGACGTCCGTCAGCTGTGCCCACGCGTGGCCGTGCTGGCCGGCGGCGAGGTCCGCGCCGAGGGCCGCCCGGCCGACCTCGTCGCCGCGCTCGACGGGCGCGTGTGGCGTGCGACGGTCGACCGCGCCGAGGCCGACGCGATCCGCGCCGAGGTCCCGGTCCTCTCGTCGCAGCTGGCGGCGGGGCGGACGCGGCTCCACGTCCTCGCCGACGCCTCGCCCGGGCCGGCCTTCGCGCCCGTGGCCCCCGACCTCGAAGACGTCTACTTCGCCACCCTCGCGGCCTGATGCGTGCCCTCGCCCTCTTCGAATGGCGCCTCCAGACGCGCCGGCTCCTCTTCGCCCTGGCCGCGCTCGGCTTCGCCGGGATGTGCGCGCTCCTCGCCGCGACGGGCCACGGGCCAGACGGGGTCCTCCGCAACGGGCCGTGGAACGTGGCGGGCATGGCCGGGCTGCTCTCGCTGCCGGCGATCCTCGTCGCAACGGTCGTCGTGGCGAGCGCGGCGCTCCGCGACGCCGAGACCGGCATGGCCCCGCTCGTACACGCGGCCCCGCTGACGCGGACGGACCTCCTGCTCGGCCGGTTCGCTGGGGCGATGGCCGTCGCGGCGGTCGTCCTCGCGCTCGGGTTCCTCGTCCTCGCCGTGCTCCCGTTCGCCGTCGGGGCCGAGGAGGTCGGGCCGTTTCGGCCGGGCGCCTATCTCTGGGCCTTCGGCGTGCTGGCCCTGCCCAACCTGCTCGTCTCGGGTGCGGCGCTCTACGGAGTGGCCGCCCTCACGCGGTCGTCGCTGGCGACCTACGTGACGGCCATCGGGCTGTACCTCGGCTACTTCGGCGCGTCGTTCCTCATGGGCTCGCCGATGATGGCCGGTTCAGAGCCGGCGACGGGGGCGCTCCTCGCCCGCGCGGCGGTCCTCGACCCGTTCGGCGTGATGGCCGTCTACGCGCAGACGCGGGCGTGGACCCCCGACATGAAGAGCGTCGAGGCCGTGGTCCTGACGGGCCCGCTCCTGGTGAACCGGCTGCTGTGGCTGGCGGTCGTCGCGGCCGGGCTCGGGGTCGTCCACGCCCGCTGGCGGCCCGAGGCGATCACGCGCCAGCCCCGCCGACGCGCGCAGGCCGACGTCCCGGCGCCGACGGCGGCCTACGCGCCCGTCCTGCCGACGGGGGGCGCCTGGACTGCGTTCGTCGCCTCGCTGCGGCAGGGCCTCCGCTTCCTCGTCACGAGCCGCCCGCTGTGGGTGCTCGCCGTCGTCTGGGCCTACGTCGCCTGGGAGGTCCTCGGCGTCACCGACGGGGCCGAGTACGGGACCCGCCAGTGGCCGACGACGGGGCTTCTGCTGGGCCAACTCTGGGGTGTGCTCCTCGACGTCGGCGCGGTGGCCGTCGTCAACGTCGGCGCCGAGCTGGCGTGGCGCGACCGGTCGACCGGGATGGACGCCCTGCTCGACGCGACGGCCGCGCCAGATGGCGCCCGGTTCGCGGCTCATGTGGCGACGCTCGTCGCGGGCGTCGCGTGGCTCGTCGGGATTGCGATGATCGCGGCTGTGGGCGTCCAGCGCGTCGAGGGCGGCGCGGCCCTGGAGCCGCTCCGACACCTCGCCTTCGCCGCGACGACCCTGGGACCCCTCGCGCTCCTGGCCGTCGCCGTCCTCGCCCTCCAGTCGCTCGTGCCAAACCGGTACGTCGGCCTCCTCGCGGGCGCCGCGCTCGCCGTCTCGATGCGGCGGGGCGGGGCGGTCGGTCTGGAGCACCCGATGCTCCGGTTCGCCGACGGGCCGGTCCTGCCCGCCTCGGCGTTCGGGCCGAGCGCCCACGCCGTCACGTCCTTCGTGGGGCTGATGGCGTTCTGGGCCGTCGTCGCGGTCGCCCTGGCCCTTGTCGCGCCGGCGCTTGCGCCGCGCGGACCCCTCGAGCCTCTGCGCCAGCGGCTCGCAGCATTGCCCGCCCGTCTCGGCGTACGCGGCCGTCGCCGCGCACTGGCGGCGGGCGTGGCCGTCGCCGTCGTCGGAGGGTGGACCGCCTACCAGACGACGGTCGCGGCCGGGTTCGAGACCTCCCGCGCGCAGCTCGTGTGGCGCGCGGACTACGAGCGGGCCTACGCCCGGATCGACGCCCTCCCCGAGCCCCGGCCCGTCGCTCTGCGTGCCGCCATCGACCTCCGCCCCAAGGCGCAGGCGGCCGACGTGGCCGGCACGCTCCGCGTCGTCAACCGCGAGGCGATTCCGATCGACACGGTCTGGGTCACGGTCCGTCGCGACCTCGACCTGGCCGCGCTCACGCTGGACGGCGCGGCGCCCGCGGTCTCGGACGAGCGGTTCGGGATGCACGCGTTCGCCGGCCCGCTCGCGCCCGGCGACACGGCCGCGCTCGCCTTTCGCGTCCGCCTCCGCCCGCGCGGCCTCTCAGCCGATGGCGGCGACCGCTCGGTTGTGGCCGACGGCACGTATCTCACCTCCATGCGGCTCATCCCGGAGGTCGGCTACCTGTCGAGCTTCGAGGTCGAGGACGCCCGCGACCGTCGCCGCCTCGGCCTTCCTCCGAAGGACACCGAGACGACGCCTACCGCCCCCGAGGCGGGGCCCGACCCGATCGGGATGACGCTCGACCTCACCGTCTCGACCGCGCCCGGCCAGACGGCCGTGGCCCCGGGCGACCTCCGCCGGACGTGGTCCGAGGACGGCCGCCCGCACGCCCGCTTCGTGACGGCCACGCCCGTGACGCCCGTCTTCGGCGTCGCCTCGGCGCGCTACGAGCGGCACGTGGCGGAGCACGACGGGGTGACGGTCGAGGTGTACGCCCACCCCGCCCACGGCGCCAACGTGCCCCGGATG
This sequence is a window from Rubrivirga marina. Protein-coding genes within it:
- a CDS encoding ABC transporter permease/M1 family aminopeptidase, whose amino-acid sequence is MRALALFEWRLQTRRLLFALAALGFAGMCALLAATGHGPDGVLRNGPWNVAGMAGLLSLPAILVATVVVASAALRDAETGMAPLVHAAPLTRTDLLLGRFAGAMAVAAVVLALGFLVLAVLPFAVGAEEVGPFRPGAYLWAFGVLALPNLLVSGAALYGVAALTRSSLATYVTAIGLYLGYFGASFLMGSPMMAGSEPATGALLARAAVLDPFGVMAVYAQTRAWTPDMKSVEAVVLTGPLLVNRLLWLAVVAAGLGVVHARWRPEAITRQPRRRAQADVPAPTAAYAPVLPTGGAWTAFVASLRQGLRFLVTSRPLWVLAVVWAYVAWEVLGVTDGAEYGTRQWPTTGLLLGQLWGVLLDVGAVAVVNVGAELAWRDRSTGMDALLDATAAPDGARFAAHVATLVAGVAWLVGIAMIAAVGVQRVEGGAALEPLRHLAFAATTLGPLALLAVAVLALQSLVPNRYVGLLAGAALAVSMRRGGAVGLEHPMLRFADGPVLPASAFGPSAHAVTSFVGLMAFWAVVAVALALVAPALAPRGPLEPLRQRLAALPARLGVRGRRRALAAGVAVAVVGGWTAYQTTVAAGFETSRAQLVWRADYERAYARIDALPEPRPVALRAAIDLRPKAQAADVAGTLRVVNREAIPIDTVWVTVRRDLDLAALTLDGAAPAVSDERFGMHAFAGPLAPGDTAALAFRVRLRPRGLSADGGDRSVVADGTYLTSMRLIPEVGYLSSFEVEDARDRRRLGLPPKDTETTPTAPEAGPDPIGMTLDLTVSTAPGQTAVAPGDLRRTWSEDGRPHARFVTATPVTPVFGVASARYERHVAEHDGVTVEVYAHPAHGANVPRMLRAATASLDVLGAAWGRYPHRTLRIAEVPAGWPFAGFAFPGLIAFTEDRGFLTDPRDADRLDLVSRRVAHEVAHQWWGHTARPTGGPGDVFLVESMAKYGEQKVIRALYGDGQVARLVGYDRDRYAWGRTEAAGPEPPLADVTDQPHLYYGKGAVVMNGLYGLLGEDALDAALATLMRPERRVSPADWRAAVRAVASPEARPLVDDWARRVVLYDLGVERATATPRADGRFDVTVRLRIARTDGDRQLPVDEPLDLGVYAEDPAEGAEPTSVRTVRVQGERPVVRLVTDHRPAFVAVDPLVRRVDVDPEGHVVAVGAGRSGATP